In Setaria viridis chromosome 5, Setaria_viridis_v4.0, whole genome shotgun sequence, the genomic stretch AGTTATTCCATTTCACTCACAAAGCAACTATAATCATTACTTATTAAACACAACCCTAAAGCACCTAGCTGAAATTATCATACCTATTTCACTTCAATATTAAAGCTCCCTGGACTTTAATTTTTGCTCCTTTATATTAATTTTGATTAGGAAAAAACAATCGCAGTATGTTTTTTGCATTTTGATTGTTTAGTAGGCGCAGGCACAACAAGTTCCTGAACTGAATGTCTTGAACTTTCAGAAAGGATGGAACTCGAAAATAAAATGAGCAATGCTGTGGCACTTGATTTGCCAGACAAGTAGTCTGATATGGAATCAGTGATCCAATTGGAAGCCACTTTGGGTGTGGGATGTACAACCACCACAAGAACCACACAATGCACCATTCAGTGTAGGAAAATGTATTATATATTTTAAAGAAATCATTCATCTTGTCATTCTTAACCAATCACTTTGTTACTTGACACATTATCTCCTGCTAGTAATGTCAAACTTTGCTTGCAGTATTCTGATTGGAGGGAGCAAGGTAGTTTGGATGCTGCTGTGTGGAAAAGGATTGGTGCTATGAAGTTGGCTAGCTTTTGTATTGATAGTAGAGTATATAAATGCACCTCGTGCAAGAAAAATTTGTATGATTGTACATAGCTCATTGCAGACAATTAATAATATGTGATGTACTGCAACAGTACCATTTAGTTGTAATCTTGAGCCATAACAGTACCATTCTGTGAGTGTTTTGTATGCTCCTAGATCTTGTAATAGGAGTGTCCATGAGCTTGCTCGCATTGATTGTAGCCAGGACCCGGATCAACGTGTTGTTTGGGTAGATCCCCTCACAGAGTTTGTAAACAAATTGGTGGTTCGTGATCTCACTGAACCATGGATAAATGAATAAAGATACGAGCTCTTgagtttaaaaaaaatgtagttATTGCTGCGCACCAGCTAACTCTGCGTGGGCAAATGTGTACATCATTGAAGAACAGATGGAAGGCATATCTTTGTCATGTTCACATCTCAGTAAACTTCTGTTTGGAAAGCTTCTCAGTTTATTTTTACTGCATTGTTACATCTCAGTAAGATTGGGCTTTTTTGTTTTTCAGATTTGAGGTTGTATGCAGAATCTGTAAAATCATGACCACATGGCCATTCAGACGCAGCATCACCAATGACAATTGATTTGTAGTTTGTGGAGTGATCGGATGACAAAGCCGAATAGATCAAAATTTGCCTGTATACCGAATAGAAGTGAAGCTGATGGCGAATGGCTTCCTTTCTTCGTGCAGAGGTCAGACAACTTCATCTCGGTAGTTTCTTCGAGCACGTCGAGTGCGTCGACGCCGGCGTCAGAGGATGCGGCCGTGGACGCCACCGCAAGTTCGAGCGCTGGAGGTGGCAGGGTGCTGTGGACGCCGTCGCGGTCCGGGCCTCCCCCGACCCCATCCGCCCACCGCACTTGTGCCGCTGTGCTCGCCAGCACGGGGTGCGCCTCCTCCTACTTGAGGTGGAGAGCAAGCCCTGACCGCTGCGGCGCTGACACCTTGCGAAAGAGGGTGTCGGACGCGGGTGCAAGCGCCGGCACAGGCACGGGCACCGCCGCGGGTGCCGGAACGGTTGCCGGTGGGACGGGACTTCAACCATATCTTACTGAACTCGAGCATGTTTGGAGATGTTCGAGGACACTTATGCAAATGTTACATCCGCCAAGGTGCTCCCCGTGAGGTGTTACAAGATGGGGCGGGGCGACGTTTGGCATCAGGTTTCTGAGTgcccctttggcacggcttctTGTCCACCTTCTCCTCCGGCTTATTAGCTTCAGCTGCCAAACGATTATTTTGAAAAGAGCTTCACCGATGAAGCTGCAAAAAGTTCCATAGAATGGGCTCTCTATCTTCTATCGCACCGGAgaagctaaaaaaattagctcACCCCGGCTCATCCCGTCACAACCGGTAAAAAGATGCATGTGCCCCTACTCTTTCATGGAAATTACATCTATTTACCCCTGGCTGCTCGCTGTCATATCCTTCATCACGCTAGCCGCCTTCTTCCGCCGCCTGGGTGGGCTCCGGCAACTCCTCTTCCTCGACGGCGTGCTCCGCGATGACTCCCCCTACGTCCGTCGCGGCTACGCCCGGGAGTTGGACCGCGCATTTCGCCTCCTGGCAgtgctcctcctccagctccgccCCACCACCAGCCTCCAGGTCTACCCCACCGCCAGCCTTCAGCTCCGCcccgagagagagaggagcggtTGATTAGAGAGGAGCGCTGATCGGATAAGGAGAGcggagggaaaaagaaaagaggggataaggaaagaaaaaaaaaagaaaagaaacaaaaagaaaatgaagagaaaaaagaaaaagaaaagagagaaaaaaatgtaagggtattttggacatttgacatctTCTTTACActaggagaagccgttttgccaaacgttttcgtACAAAATAAGCCTGAGCTAGAAAAATCTGTTTTTCGATACGAGCCAGAGCCAGAGCTGTTTTTTCACGAGCCAGCGTTGTGCCAAACGGAGGCTAAGATTGCACCAGAAGCCTGGCTTCCACCCAATATGTTCCTATTAGGTCACCTTTccagctttttttttccccgcAGAGCAACCCCAGTGGACTGGGAAGTCTGTTGTGATAAGCCAGCCAGGTGAACACCCGAATTTTCGCCAATTCGCAGCTAGGTGGAAGAAGGTCGTGTTTGAGTCCCCTTTGAGCATCCATCTTTCCCCACCCCTCTGCTGCCAGTAAATTTCCTCAGCTTCCCAGAGCTTTTCCAGTTCAGCTTCCAGCCGCGCCCTTTCGTCGGCCCTGTTTATTCCTTCAGTCTCCTCTCCCCCATCAATCTGTTGAATTCTTTGCAGTaggtccttcttctttcttctaaGGTCACCTTGTTGGTTAGCCCCCCAGCCTTTTAGGAATTGACGTAGAAGGGTGATAATGCCATGCCATTTATCTAGGGGGTAAGCCTGTTCTGGGCATCCCCTCCCCCTTCCCAATCAGGTTTGGCAATGGATTCTGCAATCAATTCAGTCATTTGTACATGCACATTGCTTTGGGCAAGAATTGCTTACATATTTGCAGAGATTTTTTATGTCTCAGATTTGGATGGTTTGGCcgattcagagtttcagacaacTGGAGATGGCTCGTTTACAGGTAACTAATCTTACTCTCTTTACCTGGGATCAGTCTTCATCGTTTCAGGCATTTTGGAGTAGAGTACGTTTCCtaaatttctttttgtttctgaaGGAAATCAAGGTGAGGAAGGATCAAAGGCCTCCTGCTGATTGTGTTGGCCAATAAAGCTTCAGGATCATCTGAAAAACACTGAATTGCAGGCGATGGATTTGATTTGATGGAAGGAGCACGGGCACCTAAGGTACGGTGCAGCTTTGCTGCAGGCTGCATCTAGAACACTCTTGTTATGCTTCTGAATTCTATGTTATAACGAACACCTTAAATATATTGCTTCAGGTTCAGGATGCCACCACTTCCAATGGTGTGGAATGTGGAATGTGGAATGCCACCACCTTAAAGATATTGCTGATGCTATTCCATTCAGATGTGCAGTGTAATTATCAAATTGTTCAACGTATGGTTCTGTTGAATAAAGAGATTGTTCTAAAATAAATATGGATGTTCCGAAAGATTGAGTTTATGTCTCTCATTTTGAGGTTCTGAAATATAGTATGAATGTGCTATAAAATTGAGTTTATGTCTCTCATTTTTAGGTCTGGAATGTGATATTTGGAAGCAAGTAAACAATATAAATGAGTCACAGGTCATAGATGTTGAGTCCTCTCGGAGCACACCCAGCGACCGTCGCTAGTATACTGGGCCGTGGAGCAGCGGCGATGAACGACGGCAGCGCCGGCGATAGGAGTGGGAGTTGACGGTGACTCGGAGACCTAGCGATAAAAAAGAATAGGCCGCTCGTTTGGGAGCCCAAGCCGGGAGACGCTCTCTCCACCAAGCGGCCGGCCGGCTAGCCAGTCACGCGAGGGCTCCGAGCCGGAGCATGCGCGTGAGCCTACGCGGAGCCGCGGAATGGTGTCCTCTTCGCGAGTGTACGTCCGATGCTGAAGGGCGCCACGCGTCAGCCATCGGGCAAGGTCCTGCACGGTGCGAGATTTTCAGGACTCCTGTAAAAAAAGTTTTCCGGTCGAAAAGGACGCTGCATATCGGTGACACATTTAGGCGTGCATTCTTGCTAGCTAAATTGTCTCAAAATGGTTAACGGTAGTATTGATACAATTTTGGTGAGCAGACATATTATAAAATGTAATGGTGCCAAGGCAAAGGCAAATACAAGTCCTACTCAATCGGTGCATAAAAATGATGCTAGCATGTCTATTTGGGCCAATGTATTTGCCCTACGTGTTGACTCTCTCTAACGGGCCTCCATATAAATGTGGGCCAGGAGTCCATGACCGTCTGTCTGTTTACATCGTAAGAAACACAAACACATTGCTTCGTGGTTTCTTCTTTTCTCTGCACCACACCATACCGTTGGGTTTTCAGTCATAGGCGGACACTGAGcggacctcgccggcgaggagcaGGCCGCAGAGGAAGTGGCAGTAGAGCGATTCCGTGAAGTTTGGGCAGAAGAGCACCTCCTTGGGGCTGCAGGGATCGGACTGGATGTAGCGCATGTTGGCCTTGAAATCCTTGTTACGGTAGAGGTTGGTGGTGACCGTGGTCGCCGTGAGGCCGCCCTTGGTCGTGGAGTGCCCGCTGGCGTAAACGAACTGCAGCGACTTGCCGTCCTCCACGGGGAAAGCCCTGTACAGAGGTCAGATAACTAAGCTATTACAAACAAGCATGGGGAATGCATGAAAATGACAAGAAGATCGAGAAAGGAGCCGGTGGTTCCAGCGTCAGTGTAGCTACCTGTTCCTGAAACCGAAGGATGTCTGGTACGTCTGCATCGCTGTCTTGAAGTGCTCGTCGTTGAAGGGCAGGTACTTGCGCTTCCCCAGCGTTGTGCCGGAGCTGTGGGAGAATGAGGTGACGGGCGTGGCGGTGAGCACAGTGGAGGTGTCGCCATCGGCGATGCGCGCGATGTAGGGCTCGAGGTCTGTGTGGCGAGCGGCACGCAGGCCCGGAAGCCATCCGGGTAGGTGCGATCGGCGAGGCCCAGGCCCTGGGCCGCCCCTCTCTAGTCGCCCGTTCCGATCCTTCACAAATAATCATTCCAACAGGAACGGTTGTACAGATGTGCACATGTGGCAACATGGTATGGACACGTTGATGCGTACAAACCAACCACTGCATTTGTCCTTTAATTTCCAACTTGACGACGTGCGTATGATTCGCTGAGATTTCCTTTTGATTTGGCTAAGGACGCAGCGTATCACACACATGCGGCATGCGCCAGACGAGATGGCATTAAGAAAACAGAACAGTTCGCTTGGCACCAAGAAATCACTCATACTAACTGGAACTGCCCAAATTCTGTCACACTCACATTAAGCACCCTGAATTTACTCCCAAATCCTGATCATGAACTGCGAGAGAGCAGCATGAGCTTTGCAACTTTCCCACGCTGCTACGCTTATCGTACGGCCGCTGGCTTCGATCCGTCATAGGCTGTGCTGAAGAAGGCCTTCAGAGTATTGCTGGAGAGGATCTGAAGAACGGCGGAGTTGGACCGGGGCACGCAGCGCGGCAACTTGAACTGGTTCACCGGCGCACCGAGGGAGAGGTAATGGCGGAGCACCTCCTCAAAGGTGCCCCGCCGCAGCACCCGCAACTCCAGTGGCCCGATGGCGCGCGTTATCCTCGAGCCCAAGTACCCGGCGTCGACGAAGCCCCTGTCCAGCTCGTCGCAGCAGCTCTGCAGTAGTAGCTTGCCATCATCACTGACCTCGCCGTCGTTGAGCTCCCAGAAGACGACGTAGTGGCCGGGGTCGGAGGCCAAGTCGGCGTAGCTGGTGTAGTCCACGACCTCCAGCCTCTCGGCGGCGAGGATCTTGGCCGCACCGTCGACGGCGTGTTGGACGTCCTGCTCGGTGTTCTTGTCGACGTTGATGGACAGCGTGAGGCTTCTCCGGCCCATGTATTTGAGCTTGGGCGTATTGTTGTAGAAGCCGGCCACCCTTACCACGTCCCCCAAACGGTACCGGTACAATCCTGCTTAATTTCGGTCTCTGCGTGAGTTTTGCACTCGACCATTCATTATTAAAGGTGTTCGGCCTCCGACGGATTAAAGCAAGTTCCAAAAAAAAACGAAAATGGAGACATACGCATAAAAATTGTTTGTGCCGTGGCAATACATAAAAATGATAGAGCTACAGTTTGGACCACCACTTACTGCTTGAATGGAAACCATTGTGAAAGAATTATTCACGTACCTGTGAAGGTGGTCATGACAACTTCGTAACTCTCACCAACGGTGACATCTGTCAGGCCAACGGGCTTCGCGTCCGCGTAGCACGcgtcggcagcagcagcgccggcgtCGCTAGTCTTGAGAGGGATGAACTCGAAGTAGCCAATGTTGGGGAGCACGGCGAACGTGGCTGACTCCGGCGGCATCTCCGGCTCCACGTTGGGACCGATCATCCCTTCCGTCGCGCCGTACTCCGTGGCGACCAGCGGCAGGCCGCCGGCGTAGTGCCGGAGCTTCTTGACGTAGTGCTCCATGGACCCCGTCACGATCGTGCTCACGTACTTGGCGTTGGGCCACAGCGCCGGGATCACGCCGTACCAGTCGGTGAGCCCGGCGCACCTGCGCGCGACCTCGTCAGCGAGCGCGGGGTtcggggcggcgaggagggccgACATGGCCCGCCGGACGGCCGGCTCGGTGAcccgcgccggcgacggcgcgccaCGGCGGATGTCGGCGTAGAGCTCCTCCCACACCGTCTCCAACGTCTCGAACGCGAGCACGAGGCTGTGCGCGAACGTGGCGGACACCGTGCGCACCTCGGCGGCGAAGAGGAGGCCGCAAAGGAGGTGGCAGTAGAGCGTCTCCCTGAAGTCAGGGCAGAAGAGAACCTCGCGGGGGCTGCAGCAATCCAACTGGATGGATCGCATGTTGCTCCTGAACTCCTCTTTATTGTACAAGTTGATggtggccgtcgtcgccgtgAGACCGCCCTTGGTCGTGAATTGCCTACTGACATAGATGAACTGCAGCGACTTGCCATCCTCGACGGGGAAAGCCCTGTTAGAGGGCAAAGAAGCCAAACAATTAGGGCATCTTCGATCAGTAACATTCTCCCAAGCTAAACTTTCCTACGTGTAATCAATTTTATAGGAAAAATACATGTTGGGATCTTTTAATACTAAACAAATGTATGTACTATCAAGACATATTTT encodes the following:
- the LOC117855758 gene encoding probable indole-3-acetic acid-amido synthetase GH3.12, whose protein sequence is MEEKKDEFSAEKVIAEFERLSGDAAAVQRETLRRILADNAAAEYLQVRGLAGRTDPDSFRSCVPLSTHADVEPYIARIADGDTSAVLTATPVTSISLSSGTTQGKRKYLLFNDEIFKSAMQTYQTSFAFRNRAFPVEDGKSLQFIYVSRQFTTKGGLTATTATINLYNKEEFRSNMRSIQLDCCSPREVLFCPDFRETLYCHLLCGLLFAAEVRTVSATFAHSLVLAFETLETVWEELYADIRRGAPSPARVTEPAVRRAMSALLAAPNPALADEVARRCAGLTDWYGVIPALWPNAKYVSTIVTGSMEHYVKKLRHYAGGLPLVATEYGATEGMIGPNVEPEMPPESATFAVLPNIGYFEFIPLKTSDAGAAAADACYADAKPVGLTDVTVGESYEVVMTTFTGLYRYRLGDVVRVAGFYNNTPKLKYMGRRSLTLSINVDKNTEQDVQHAVDGAAKILAAERLEVVDYTSYADLASDPGHYVVFWELNDGEVSDDGKLLLQSCCDELDRGFVDAGYLGSRITRAIGPLELRVLRRGTFEEVLRHYLSLGAPVNQFKLPRCVPRSNSAVLQILSSNTLKAFFSTAYDGSKPAAVR